In the genome of Nonomuraea sp. NBC_00507, the window CGCCAGGCGCGTCGGTCGGCGCTGGGGCGCATGAGCTCGGGGCCCAGGTCCGGGAGGCACGATCTGGGACAAATATGCACATAGCGGCCCTTCCCGCTCTTGACTGCGCGTGTAAGGTTCTCAAAGTGCCTGACCAGCATTCGCGATGAAGGTGATGCGCATGTCATATCCCTCCCATGATCGCTATGATCACCGTCCACGATCGGCCAGGCCGTCGGTCAATCCGGCGCGGGTGTGGGGAGGCGGCGTGGCCGCCGCCGTCGTGGCCGCTCTGATCGTGGTGGTCGGAGTCATGATCAGCAAGAGGCTTCTGGGCATCCGCGTCCTCACCCCCGATGGGGCTTCCGCGTACGGCACCGCGGCGACCACGGGATATGCGATCTCGGCCGCGGCTGCCGCGCTCGTCGCCACGCTGCTGCTCTACGTCCTCATGCTGTCGACGCCGGAGCCGACCAGGTTCTTCGGCTGGATCGCCGGGCTCTTCACCGTCCTCATCACGATCCTGCCGTTCATGTACGACGCCGGTCTCATCGAGCAGATCGCCACGGCCGTGATCAACGTCGTCATCGGCATCGCCATCGTCTCGCTCCTGGCGTCGATCGGGCGCACGGCCCTCGAGGAAGCGCCGGATCCGGAGCCGTATCCGTACGAGCAGCCTCGGGGGTATGACCCCCGTGGGTATGAGCAGCAGCGGAGCTACGAACGACCCCGCGAGCGCCGAGACGTCGACCCGTACGACTGAGCCGGCCGGCCGATGTCCGCTCTGCGGGCGAGGCATGCCGACCGGCGCGGTTCACCAGCGCTCGTGCAGCCAGCGCAGCGAAGCCCGGGCGAGAGCGATCATCATGTCCAGCAGATGGCGATCCGCTGTCGGCCCCGCCGTGACGGCCGTCTTGAACAGGAACCCGGCATGCAGGACCAGCAGATCGTCGATCTGCCCGGGAGCCAGGTGACGCGTGAGCGGATGGGCATCGGTGAGCGGTTGCGGGTCCACACCGCTCAGGCGGGCGCTCGACAGCAGCGTGATCACGTCGCAGTACGGGGCTCCCACCCACGCATGCGGCCAGTCGATCACGACCACGCGGTCAGTGCTCACCAGGACATTGAACGGATATAGGTCCCCGTGGAGCAGGGTCTCCCCGGCGAACGGTGACACCGCGGCCTCCTCCGTCGCGATCAAGTCGTCGAGACGGTCCACCGCCCATGGCGCCAGCACCGCCAAGGCGTCGCGTTCGTCGCGGGCCGTCAACGCCTGCCACCCGCCGAGCCGCGGCCGGGCCAGCGACGCCTGATCGATCGGGGACGGCGTCAGCAGCGCTGCCAGCTTGCCTGCCGTCTCCAGGACTCGCTGCAGCTCGTCGGCACGCCATGGCTGGGCGGGGAGGCGGCCGTCGATCTCCTCGAAGGCCAGGGCGATCCAGTCCCCGTCATCGTACGTGCCCAGCATGCGCGGCACCGGCGCCCGCGCGGGAAGCCGTACGGAGATCGCCGCCTCCCGGCGGTGGAAGCTTGCCGCCGCAGGCGCACGCGCGGACTGCGCGGCCTTGACGAAGGCGCCCCTGCCGTCGGCCAGCCGGACGCGAGCGGCCAGCCCTTCGGAAAAGCCGCCGGGTTGAGTGATCGCGGCGGCCACCTTGGCGCCGAGCAGGCGCTCGATGCCCGCACGCGCCTCGGCGGGCAGGTCAT includes:
- a CDS encoding aminoglycoside phosphotransferase family protein yields the protein MPRATGGGRLTWDDLPAEARAGIERLLGAKVAAAITQPGGFSEGLAARVRLADGRGAFVKAAQSARAPAAASFHRREAAISVRLPARAPVPRMLGTYDDGDWIALAFEEIDGRLPAQPWRADELQRVLETAGKLAALLTPSPIDQASLARPRLGGWQALTARDERDALAVLAPWAVDRLDDLIATEEAAVSPFAGETLLHGDLYPFNVLVSTDRVVVIDWPHAWVGAPYCDVITLLSSARLSGVDPQPLTDAHPLTRHLAPGQIDDLLVLHAGFLFKTAVTAGPTADRHLLDMMIALARASLRWLHERW
- a CDS encoding DUF6069 family protein; translation: MSYPSHDRYDHRPRSARPSVNPARVWGGGVAAAVVAALIVVVGVMISKRLLGIRVLTPDGASAYGTAATTGYAISAAAAALVATLLLYVLMLSTPEPTRFFGWIAGLFTVLITILPFMYDAGLIEQIATAVINVVIGIAIVSLLASIGRTALEEAPDPEPYPYEQPRGYDPRGYEQQRSYERPRERRDVDPYD